One genomic region from Capra hircus breed San Clemente chromosome 18, ASM170441v1, whole genome shotgun sequence encodes:
- the FKRP gene encoding fukutin-related protein isoform X1, translating to MVPGNHHLLPVSDTPEAQLGPDFSPMRLTRCQAALAAAITLNLLVLFYVSWLHHQPRSSRTRASRRGSTSGPRVTILVREFEAFDNAIPELVDSFLQQEPAQPMVVVADTLPYPPLALPRIPNVRLALLQPALDRPAAASRPETYVATEYVALVPDGARAEAPGQLERMVEVLRAGGARLVAAPIASTNPARCLALNVSLREWTARYGPAPSAPRCDALDGDAVVLLRARDLFNLSAPLARPVGTGLFLQTALRGWTVQMLDMPFGAARQPPLATAHARWKAEREGRARRAALLRALGIRLVSWEGGRLEWFGCNKETPRCFGTVVGDTPAYLYEERWTPPCCLRALRETARYVVGVLEAAGVRYWLEGGSLLGAARHGDIIPWDYDVDLGIYLEDVGNCEQLRGAEAGSVVDERGFVWEKAVEGDFFRVQYSESNHLHVDLWPFYPRNGVMTKDTWLDHRQDVEFPEHFLQPLVPLPFAGFMAQAPNNYRRFLELKFGPGVIENPEYPNPALLSLGGSS from the exons Atggtccctggcaaccaccatctacttcctgtttct GATACCCCGGAAGCCCAGCTAGGGCCTGACTTCAGCCCCATGCGGCTCACCCGCTGCCAGGCTGCCCTGGCAGCCGCCATCACCCTCAACCTTCTGGTCCTGTTCTACGtctcatggctgcatcaccagcCCAGGAGCTCCCGGACCAGGGCTTCCCGCCGTGGATCCACCTCCGGCCCCCGTGTCACCATCTTGGTGCGTGAGTTCGAGGCCTTTGACAACGCAATACCCGAGCTGGTGGACTCTTTCCTGCAGCAAGAGCCCGCCCAGCCGATGGTGGTAGTGGCCGACACGCTCCCCTACCCGCCCCTGGCCCTGCCGCGCATTCCCAACGTTCGCCTGGCGCTGCTCCAGCCCGCCCTGGACCGACCCGCCGCAGCCTCGCGCCCGGAGACCTATGTGGCCACCGAGTACGTGGCCCTGGTGCCCGACGGCGCGAGGGCCGAAGCACCAGGCCAGTTGGAGCGCATGGTTGAGGTGCTCCGAGCCGGCGGCGCACGCCTGGTGGCCGCTCCCATCGCTTCAACCAACCCGGCCCGGTGCCTGGCCCTGAACGTCAGCCTGCGGGAGTGGACCGCCCGCTACGGCCCAGCACCCTCCGCACCGCGCTGCGACGCCCTGGACGGGGACGCCGTGGTGCTCCTGCGCGCCCGCGACCTCTTCAATCTCTCGGCGCCCCTGGCCCGGCCCGTGGGCACCGGCCTCTTCCTGCAGACCGCCCTCCGCGGCTGGACGGTGCAAATGTTGGACATGCCCTTCGGCGCGGCGCGCCAGCCTCCGCTGGCCACGGCCCACGCGCGCTGGAAGGCGGAGCGTGAGGGGCGCGCACGGCGGGCGGCGCTGCTGCGGGCTTTGGGCATCCGCCTGGTAAGCTGGGAGGGCGGGCGGCTCGAGTGGTTCGGCTGCAACAAGGAGACCCCGCGCTGCTTCGGGACGGTGGTGGGTGACACACCGGCCTACCTGTACGAGGAGCGCTGGACGCCCCCGTGCTGCCTGCGCGCACTGCGCGAGACGGCCCGTTACGTGGTGGGCGTGCTAGAGGCAGCCGGCGTGCGCTACTGGCTAGAGGGCGGCTCACTGCTGGGGGCCGCCCGCCACGGGGACATCATCCCATGGGACTACGACGTGGACCTGGGCATCTACCTGGAGGACGTGGGCAACTGCGAGCAGCTGCGGGGTGCTGAGGCAGGCTCGGTGGTAGACGAGCGCGGCTTCGTGTGGGAGAAGGCGGTGGAGGGCGACTTCTTCCGCGTGCAGTACAGCGAGAGCAACCACCTGCACGTGGACCTGTGGCCCTTCTACCCCCGGAACGGGGTCATGACCAAGGACACATGGCTGGACCACCGGCAGGATGTCGAGTTCCCCGAACACTTCCTGCAACCTCTCGTGCCCCTGCCGTTTGCCGGCTTCATGGCGCAGGCGCCTAACAACTACCGCCGCTTCCTGGAGCTCAAGTTCGGCCCCGGGGTCATCGAGAACCCCGAATATCCCAACCCGGCACTCCTGAGTTTGGGGGGAAGTAGTTGA
- the FKRP gene encoding fukutin-related protein isoform X2, whose amino-acid sequence MRLTRCQAALAAAITLNLLVLFYVSWLHHQPRSSRTRASRRGSTSGPRVTILVREFEAFDNAIPELVDSFLQQEPAQPMVVVADTLPYPPLALPRIPNVRLALLQPALDRPAAASRPETYVATEYVALVPDGARAEAPGQLERMVEVLRAGGARLVAAPIASTNPARCLALNVSLREWTARYGPAPSAPRCDALDGDAVVLLRARDLFNLSAPLARPVGTGLFLQTALRGWTVQMLDMPFGAARQPPLATAHARWKAEREGRARRAALLRALGIRLVSWEGGRLEWFGCNKETPRCFGTVVGDTPAYLYEERWTPPCCLRALRETARYVVGVLEAAGVRYWLEGGSLLGAARHGDIIPWDYDVDLGIYLEDVGNCEQLRGAEAGSVVDERGFVWEKAVEGDFFRVQYSESNHLHVDLWPFYPRNGVMTKDTWLDHRQDVEFPEHFLQPLVPLPFAGFMAQAPNNYRRFLELKFGPGVIENPEYPNPALLSLGGSS is encoded by the coding sequence ATGCGGCTCACCCGCTGCCAGGCTGCCCTGGCAGCCGCCATCACCCTCAACCTTCTGGTCCTGTTCTACGtctcatggctgcatcaccagcCCAGGAGCTCCCGGACCAGGGCTTCCCGCCGTGGATCCACCTCCGGCCCCCGTGTCACCATCTTGGTGCGTGAGTTCGAGGCCTTTGACAACGCAATACCCGAGCTGGTGGACTCTTTCCTGCAGCAAGAGCCCGCCCAGCCGATGGTGGTAGTGGCCGACACGCTCCCCTACCCGCCCCTGGCCCTGCCGCGCATTCCCAACGTTCGCCTGGCGCTGCTCCAGCCCGCCCTGGACCGACCCGCCGCAGCCTCGCGCCCGGAGACCTATGTGGCCACCGAGTACGTGGCCCTGGTGCCCGACGGCGCGAGGGCCGAAGCACCAGGCCAGTTGGAGCGCATGGTTGAGGTGCTCCGAGCCGGCGGCGCACGCCTGGTGGCCGCTCCCATCGCTTCAACCAACCCGGCCCGGTGCCTGGCCCTGAACGTCAGCCTGCGGGAGTGGACCGCCCGCTACGGCCCAGCACCCTCCGCACCGCGCTGCGACGCCCTGGACGGGGACGCCGTGGTGCTCCTGCGCGCCCGCGACCTCTTCAATCTCTCGGCGCCCCTGGCCCGGCCCGTGGGCACCGGCCTCTTCCTGCAGACCGCCCTCCGCGGCTGGACGGTGCAAATGTTGGACATGCCCTTCGGCGCGGCGCGCCAGCCTCCGCTGGCCACGGCCCACGCGCGCTGGAAGGCGGAGCGTGAGGGGCGCGCACGGCGGGCGGCGCTGCTGCGGGCTTTGGGCATCCGCCTGGTAAGCTGGGAGGGCGGGCGGCTCGAGTGGTTCGGCTGCAACAAGGAGACCCCGCGCTGCTTCGGGACGGTGGTGGGTGACACACCGGCCTACCTGTACGAGGAGCGCTGGACGCCCCCGTGCTGCCTGCGCGCACTGCGCGAGACGGCCCGTTACGTGGTGGGCGTGCTAGAGGCAGCCGGCGTGCGCTACTGGCTAGAGGGCGGCTCACTGCTGGGGGCCGCCCGCCACGGGGACATCATCCCATGGGACTACGACGTGGACCTGGGCATCTACCTGGAGGACGTGGGCAACTGCGAGCAGCTGCGGGGTGCTGAGGCAGGCTCGGTGGTAGACGAGCGCGGCTTCGTGTGGGAGAAGGCGGTGGAGGGCGACTTCTTCCGCGTGCAGTACAGCGAGAGCAACCACCTGCACGTGGACCTGTGGCCCTTCTACCCCCGGAACGGGGTCATGACCAAGGACACATGGCTGGACCACCGGCAGGATGTCGAGTTCCCCGAACACTTCCTGCAACCTCTCGTGCCCCTGCCGTTTGCCGGCTTCATGGCGCAGGCGCCTAACAACTACCGCCGCTTCCTGGAGCTCAAGTTCGGCCCCGGGGTCATCGAGAACCCCGAATATCCCAACCCGGCACTCCTGAGTTTGGGGGGAAGTAGTTGA